Proteins encoded together in one Labrus mixtus chromosome 18, fLabMix1.1, whole genome shotgun sequence window:
- the LOC132992866 gene encoding protein max-like — MSENDDIEVDSDADKRAHHNALERKRRDHIKDSFHGLRDSVPALQGEKSSVKQASRAQILDKATEYIQYMRRKNHTHQKDIDDLKKQNALLEQQVRALEKAKGNTQLQTNYSSDSSLYTNRKGSAVSAFDGGSDSSSESEPDEPPNRKKLRVDPS, encoded by the exons ATGAGTGAAAACGATGACATCGAAGTCGACAGCGAT GCAGACAAGCGAGCACATCACAACGCGCTGGAGCGCAAACGCAGGGACCACATCAAAGACAGCTTCCATGGTTTACGAGACTCTGTGCCTGCTTTACAAGGAGAGAAG AGTTCTGTCAAGCAGGCTTCCCGAGCACAGATTCTAGACAAAGCTACCGAGTACATCCAGTACATGAGGCGAAAAAATCACACCCACCAGAAAGACATCGACGACCTCAAGAAGCAGAATGCACTGTTGGAGCAGCAGG TTCGTGCACTCGAGAAGGCCAAGGGGAACACTCAGCTCCAGACAAACTACTCTTCTGACAGCAGCTTGTACACAAACCGCAAAGGGAGCGCGGTGTCCGCCTTTGACGGCGGGTCTGACTCCAGCTCCGAATCAGAGCCAGACGAGCCGCCCAACAGAAAGAAGCTGCGCGTGGATCCCAGCTAG